One Gossypium hirsutum isolate 1008001.06 chromosome A11, Gossypium_hirsutum_v2.1, whole genome shotgun sequence genomic window carries:
- the LOC107889359 gene encoding uncharacterized protein, whose protein sequence is MANHDLILGQSHNLALRQNQPLVLGHDHNLGLTQNHDLELGQTHERHLGLGQDHDLGLGHSHDHELDLGQRHDQEEDVGHSYGHDNELANDRKPDHGDNELALSEHNELTVSENQELDDSLALAVDDSQEMGIDPARDLQHSQIVVSLPPVLQVRNSNPTYELAVGQEFPDVKSCRRALRDAAIALHFEMQTIKSDKTRFTAKCASEGCPWRIHAAKLPGVPTFTIRTIHETHTCGGIAHLGHQQASVQWVANTVEQRLRENPNYKPKEILEEIHRVHGITLSYKQAWRGKERIMAAMRGSFEEGYRLLPQYCEQIKRTNPGSIASVYGNPTDNCFQRLFISFQASIYGFLNACRPLLGLDRTYLKSKYLGTLLLATGFDGDGALFPLAFGVVDEENDENWMWFLSELHNLLEINTENMPRLTILSDRQKGVVDGVEANFPTAFHGFCMRHLSESFRKEFNNTMLVNLLWEAAHALTVIEFEAKILEIEEISQDAAYWIRRIPPRLWATAYFEGTRFGHLTANIVESLNSWILEASGLPIIQMMECIRRQLMTWFNERRETSMQWTSILVPSAERRVAEALEYARTYQVLRANEAEFEVISREGTNIVDIRNRCCLCRGWQLYGLPCAHAVAALLSCRQNVHRFTESCFTVATYRKAYSQTIHPIPDKSLWKELSEGDPNANKAVQVVIHPPKSLKPPGRPRKKRVRAEDRGREKRVVHCSRCNQTGHFRTTCAAPI, encoded by the coding sequence ATGGCTAACCATGATTTGATACTTGGACAAAGCCACAATCTAGCATTGAGGCAGAATCAGCCACTGGTGCTAGGCCATGATCATAATTTGGGTCTTACCCAGAACCATGATTTGGAATTAGGACAAACCCATGAGCGTCATTTAGGCTTGGGACAGGATCATGACTTAGGTTTGGGGCATTCTCATGATCATGAGTTGGATTTAGGACAGAGGCATGACCAAGAAGAGGATGTTGGCCACAGTTATGGGCATGATAATGAGTTAGCtaatgatcgaaaaccagaccaTGGTGACAATGAGTTAGCTTTATCAGAGCATAATGAATTGACCGTTTCAGAAAACCAAGAGCTTGATGATAGTCTGGCATTGGCCGTGGACGACAGCCAGGAGATGGGAATTGATCCTGCCCGAGATTTGCAGCACTCCCAGATTGTAGTTAGTCTTCCTCCTGTCCTTCAGGTTCGGAATTCAAATCCAACTTACGAATTGGCTGTTGGGCAAGAGTTCCCGGATGTCAAAAGCTGTCGTAGGGCATTGAGAGATGCGGCTATTGCTCTTCACTTTGAAATGCAGACCATCAAATCTGATAAGACTCGTTTTACTGCCAAATGTGCAAGTGAGGGATGTCCGTGGCGTATACATGCAGCAAAGCTCCCTGGGGTCCCAACATTCACAATCAGAACCATCCATGAGACCCATACATGTGGAGGGATTGCTCATCTTGGCCATCAACAAGCCTCTGTGCAGTGGGTGGCAAACACTGTGGAACAGCGATTAAGGGAGAACCCTAATTACAAGCCGAAGGAGATATTGGAAGAGATTCACCGGGTTCATGGAATCACCTTATCTTACAAGCAAGCCTGGCGAGGCAAGGAGCGTATCATGGCTGCTATGCGTGGATCTTTTGAGGAAGGGTATCGCCTACTCCCTCAATATTGTGAACAGATCAAGCGGACAAATCCGGGGAGTATTGCGTCTGTTTATGGAAACCCAACTGATAACTGTTTCCAGCGTCTATTCATATCATTTCAGGCCTCAATTTATGGTTTTTTGAATGCTTGTCGACCACTTCTTGGGTTAGATAGGACATATTTGAAAAGCAAGTATCTTGGAACTTTGCTTCTTGCTACTGGTTTTGATGGTGATGGTGCTTTGTTTCCTCTGGCATTTGGTGTTGTTGATGAGGAGAATGATGAAAACTGGATGTGGTTTCTCTCTGAACTTCATAACCTGCTTGAAATCAATACCGAAAACATGCCAAGGCTTACGATTTTGTCTGATAGGCAGAAAGGTGTTGTTGATGGTGTTGAAGCCAATTTCCCTACAGCTTTTCATGGATTTTGCATGCGTCACTTGAGTGAAAGTTTTAGAAAAGAGTTCAATAATACCATGCTTGTCAACCTTTTATGGGAAGCCGCTCATGCCTTGACTgtaattgaatttgaggcaaagattCTTGAGATTGAAGAGATATCACAAGATGCTGCATATTGGATCCGGCGAATCCCACCTCGTTTGTGGGCAACAGCCTATTTCGAAGGCACGAGATTTGGGCATCTAACAGCAAACATAGTTGAATCACTGAATTCTTGGATTTTAGAAGCTTCAGGGCTTCCAATAATTCAGATGATGGAATGCATTAGGAGACAGCTTATGACATGGTTCAATGAACGGCGAGAGACTAGCATGCAATGGACGTCAATACTTGTCCCTTCTGCCGAAAGGCGTGTTGCGGAGGCACTTGAGTATGCACGCACATATCAGGTCCTTCGTGCTAATGAAGCTGAATTTGAAGTTATATCTCGTGAAGGGACAAATATTGTGGACATTCGCAATCGCTGTTGCCTTTGTCGTGGCTGGCAATTGTATGGTTTGCCATGTGCGCACGCTGTGGCAGCACTTCTTTCTTGCAGGCAGAATGTTCATCGATTTACTGAGAGCTGTTTCACCGTGGCAACATATCGGAAGGCATATTCTCAAACCATTCATCCGATTCCAGATAAAAGTCTATGGAAAGAGTTGTCTGAGGGGGACCCGAATGCCAACAAAGCCGTTCAAGTTGTCATTCACCCACCCAAATCACTTAAACCACCTGGTCGGCCTCGAAAAAAGCGAGTTAGAGCAGAAGATCGTGGCCGTGAGAAGCGGGTTGTGCATTGTAGCCGTTGTAATCAGACAGGCCATTTTAGAACAACATGCGCAGCACCAATTTAA